From a region of the Lactuca sativa cultivar Salinas chromosome 4, Lsat_Salinas_v11, whole genome shotgun sequence genome:
- the LOC111891475 gene encoding probable receptor-like protein kinase At2g23200: MLPSPIKDADSSFILPDQTCQRFTLAEIESATENFDEALVIGRGGFGKVYKCSKIGSMSDVAVKRLHSMSNQGAHEFESEVKVLSKLRHGNLVSLIGYCNEVKEMVLVYEFMPNGTLEDHLRSPDLSLSWLQLLKICIGAARGLDYLHMGTSTQHGVIHRDVKSSNILLDANFAAKISDFGLAKVGVIDQTRTHMSTAVKGTFGYMDLCYFYTGKLTMKSDVYAFGVVLFEVLSGKKAVDSTLDEEHWGLAAWAQHQIKEGKINQIIDPRLIGQISKKCLKEYVSIAGHCLHTQPKHRPTMAEVVFKIESILSQATESANSVVDDDGFIFKLRSLFVGKVADVNAPIGKDTDESFRTFTYAELVIATNGFQDKKHSPTINESIYKGWVDEKTYAPTKYGVGLAMYVRKMEIPTRKDIKPEDFNHPNIVKLLGYCLNYHELFCVYKLISGITLDKYLYQESRRTSLSWVARLKISIGTAEGLLYIHKRNQPAYSQFKTHHILVDEDFNARLTDIGFDTHTFQLDAYYYAAVHDESDTFDGIRRHWLREDGFAIKSEVYAFGVVLLEILTGMKVYDGRRPLEKQKLVEWAIPLLTDEVKLRMIMDPQFQHNDCPPKEAFKFRSTYFKLSSTKT; this comes from the exons ATGTTACCTTCACCTATCAAGGATGCCGACTCCTCTTTCATACTCCCAGACCAGACATGTCAGCGTTTTACTCTTGCTGAGATTGAATCAGCAACCGAAAACTTCGACGAGGCTTTAGTCATTGGCAGGGGAGGATTCGGCAAGGTGTATAAATGTTCCAAAATCGGGTCAATGAGCGATGTTGCAGTCAAACGGTTGCATTCCATGTCCAATCAAGGAGCCCATGAATTTGAGTCGGAAGTCAAGGTCCTCTCTAAGCTGCGACATGGTAATCTTGTATCCTTAATTGGTTATTGCAATGAAGTAAAAGAGATGGTGCTCGTTTATGAGTTCATGCCGAATGGAACACTTGAAGATCATCTTCGCTCCCCTGATTTATCTTTATCTTGGTTACAACTACTCAAGATATGTATAGGGGCAGCTCGAGGATTAGACTACCTTCACATGGGTACATCAACTCAACATGGAGTCATACACCGAGATGTGAAGTCATCCAATATTTTGTTGGATGCGAACTTTGCTGCTAAAATTTCAGATTTCGGATTGGCTAAAGTTGGGGTAATTGATCAGACACGAACTCATATGAGCACAGCTGTGAAAGGGACATTTGGGTATATGGATCTGTGCTATTTCTATACCGGAAAATTGACGATGAAATCAGATGTTTACGCTTTTGGTGTTGTACTATTTGAGGTGTTGTCAGGGAAAAAAGCTGTAGATTCAACTCTTGATGAAGAGCACTGGGGTTTAGCAGCTTGGGCTCAACACcaaatcaaagaaggaaagatcaatcaAATTATTGATCCGAGATTGATTGGACAAATATCCAAAAAATGCTTGAAAGAGTATGTAAGCATAGCAGGCCACTGTTTACACACTCAACCGAAACACCGCCCTACCATGGCAGAGGTTGTTTTCAAGATCGAGTCTATTCTTTCACAAGCAACAGAAAGCGCCAATTcggttgttgatgatgatggaTTCATTTTCAAGCTAAGATCTCTTTTCGTTGGGAAAGTAGCTGATGTTAATGCTCCAATAGGAAAAGATACCGATGAAAGTTTTAGAACTTTCACATATGCTGAATTGGTAATTGCAACGAATGGTTTCCAGGACAAGAAACATTCCCCAACTATAAATGAATCCATTTACAAAGGTTGGGTTGATGAAAAGACATATGCGCCAACAAAATATGGTGTTGGTTTAGCGATGTATGTTAGGAAAATGGAGATTCCAACACGAAAG GACATCAAGCCAGAAGATTTCAATCATCCGAACATTGTAAAACTCTTGGGATATTGCTTGAATTATCATGAACTATTTTGTGTTTACAAGCTCATATCTGGCATAACTTTGGATAAATATCTTTACCAAG AGTCACGTAGAACTTCACTTTCGTGGGTTGCACGATTAAAAATATCAATAGGAACAGCTGAAGGCTTGTTGTATATACATAAGAGGAACCAGCCAGCGTATAGCCAATTTAAGACCCATCATATATTAGTGGATGAG GATTTTAATGCTAGGCTTACAGATATTGGTTTTGATACTCACACCTTCCAGTTGGATGCATATTATTATGCAGCCGTTCATGACGAATCAGATACATTTGATGGTATTCGCCGACACTGGCTGCGTGAAGATG GTTTTGCAATCAAGAGTGAAGTCTATGCTTTTGGAGTGGTACTGTTGGAAATACTAACAGGGATGAAGGTGTATGATGGGAGGAGGCCCCTTGAAAAGCAAAAACTGGTGGAATGGGCTATTCCATTGCTAACAGATGAGGTTAAATTGAGAATGATTATGGACCCACAATTTCAACATAATGATTGTCCTCCAAAGGAAGCATTCAAGTTTCGCTCAACTTATTTTAAACTGTCTTCAACCAAAACATGA